The sequence below is a genomic window from Anomalospiza imberbis isolate Cuckoo-Finch-1a 21T00152 chromosome 17, ASM3175350v1, whole genome shotgun sequence.
CAGGAGGTGGCAGTGAAGTGGTGGGAGCTTGTTGCTGCTCTGTCAGGCTCCCAGCAGCCAACGCAATGGAAAAAATGAGCCCTGTGCATATCCTAATGCTTTCCAGACCCTCTCCCCGAATCCCTGCATCTCCTGCCTCGCCAGCAGCTCAACCAGAGTGGTGGCAGGATGGGCCAAGGGGGCTATCATGGCACAACACACAGCCCTTCTGTGGAGCTTGGGAGGAGTTTcctctgcctgccccaggagagtggaggagaggaaagggctgggggaaggaggtggCCACCTTCTCTGAGTGCTCTGTGCTCCCTTGactcccattcccatcccaatGCAGACACATGTGTTGTCTTTTCCAGCCCGCTTAGATGAGGGTTTCCCTCTGCCACTTCTGGACAGGATTCAGCTCTCCAATATCCTTGTGAGGTTCCACCAGGTGAGTGAGAGGGAGCACCTGGCCCCAGCTGGGGcccatcctgctgcccacaAAGCCCTGCTTACCAGCACAGCCTCCAAATCCAGTTCCCCCAGCTGTGCTAGGAAGTGGTGGATGGGAGCTCTCAGCAGCAAACcagttctctgcttttcctggctGCTAGGTGGGTGTCTGGGATGGCACCACATCGTTCTCCAGTTCTTAAGCCTGGGGTCTGAATTTTCCACAGCGGTTTTTATAGCAGTGtcagccccaaatccccactcTCCCTGACTGGCAATGCTTGGATGGATGCTGTGATGCCTGGTAGGATGCAGCCCCTGCCTTGTCTGCTGTAAGGAGCTGTACCAGGTCCAGGGGAGCAGAGAGAGCCCCTATTGTGGTGTGCCTTGGGGAAACCCCAAAGTGGGGTCACCATGGGGATCGCAAAAAGCTGCAGTGAGGTGTGGCTGTGAAACGCCTTCAGAACCTGCTGGGGGAAAAACAGGCACAGGGGTTGGCAGAGCCACATGTTCCAATCCATTCTCCCTTCAGGGAAGTGATGGGTGCTGGGCAATGCAGCTGCCAGAGCCCGTAGCAGCTCAGcactttctctctttctcccagAATTTCCTGCTGCTTGGAGCAGACGTTCGCTTCCAGCCCCGGGGATGAAGATAAGGCGATGAGAGCCCTTCAGCACTAAATACGCTCCATTCACCACTTTGCCCTTCCCTGCATGAGCCAAAGACCACCAGTCCTGCCAGtgtcctgcactgctgccttgGTCCGGACCCTCCATGCTCCAGCTGGGGCCTCACCTGGTGCTACCATGAGCTGGGGGTCACCTGCCCTGGGCcaccccctcccctccttcctctgAGCAGCAATAAAGACATTGGTGCTTGGGATGTGCTGTTGGTGTCTCTGTCTGCACCTCGGGCCACACAGGGCCACATGGCAGCTGGACTGGGACAGCCTGGTTTGGCTGTGTCCATGGTCATGGCAAGGCAGCACAGAACAcctgtgtcctgctgtcctgTGCCTTCACTCCAGCCTTGGGGCAGAGTAGCTGGAAAGAGCACAGTGGAAAAGGCCCAGgaggtgctggtcaacagcagctgaacatgagcacCAGGTGGCCAACAAGGCCAGGGGCATCCTGGCCCTTATCAGCCACAGCGGGGAAACAGGACCAGGAAAGGGTTTGTgctttgtccagttctgggacccTCACTTTAAAATGGACATGGAGGTGCTGGATTCTGTCCAGAAAAGGGCAGTGGTACCAGGGAAGAAGCTGGAGCACcgggagaggctgagggagctgtgggggctcagcctggagaaaaggaggctctgGGGGACCTTCTCACCCTCACAACGCCCTgacaggaggctgcagccaggtgggggtcaggctctgctcccagggaacaagggacatgAGAAGAGGACATGGTCTTCAGTTGCACCAGGCGACGTTTActttggatattaggaaaaaattccttcacagaaagggtCCTTAGACCTTGGAACGGGCAGCCCatggagatggtggagtcaccgtccctggaggtgtttaagggaAGACTGGACATGGCGCTCAGTGCTCCGGTTTAGTTGAAATGCTGGTTCTGGGTCACAGGCTGAACTCGATGATCTCgcaggtcttttccagcctatttaattctgtgattttgtgattgcCGCGGCGGCACCGCCCAGCAGCGGGGCGGGCCCGGAACGGCGGCGGGGCGGAACGCGGCGCCGAGGGGCGGAGGCCGCGGCGGGGCCTCCCCGTCCCTTCCCGGCCGGTCTGTCCCCAAAGCGCCCTCTGTACTATGGTCAAGGCGCTTTTTCTCCCCAAGAGCTTAATCCCTAAAGTGTTCCTGCAGTAGAGATGCTCTCCACTGGCAAAGAAAGTGCTAGCAGATAAGACAGAGGGAAGACATTATCCCCACACCACAAACGGCACTCTCAGGTGCCATTAGATTCCCTGCCTTTAGGTGAATCCTCCTCACAAAGCACTTGGGCCGCTTaggctggggctctgggcaagagcagcagctggaatagCCCGCTGTCCTggctccccagggagaaggcagAGCAGGCCATCTGGAACCGTCTGCAGCACCTCAAGGCGCTGAAGGCCCGGCGGCGCCAGGCTCGTGCTCCGCTGCGCGTCGGGATCCTGGGTACGGCCGGGCTGCCTCGCCCGAGTCCCACTGGCAGCAGCCGCCTTTGGCTGGGCTGGAagcagctgggaagggctgtggggAGTCAGGGAGGGCAGGCACTGCCTCAGGAGGAGCCTTCTCCTTTGTTGGCAGGATGCATGGCCGAGAGGTTTAAAGAGGAGATTCTGCACAGGGAGAAGCTGGTCGATGTCGTGGCAGGCCCTGATGCCTACCGTGACCTCTCTGTGCTGAAGTTCCTGTTCTGGGGACAACCACAGTTGCCACAGGTCCTGACCACTCCCCAGTTCTGTGGGCGACAATTAACTTGTCCTGGCTGGAAATGGGTAAGGGGGGTTTTATTTTGGGCTGACAACTTCTCTTTCCAAGTTCTCTCCGAACCCAGGCAGGCTTCTCTCACTTTTCTTACTGAGTCCATGGGTATTCCATCATGGTTCCCCAGCCCACGTATCCCTGCTAGTGGaaggctggggagcagcagcagtcatGCCTCTGGCACTGGCACAAGCTGCCCGGGGAATTCCCGGGCTGGTAATGACACCGGGGGACACAGATGTGTCCGGATTTCCTTGCAGATGGCAAATGGGCAGGTTATAGCACCACAGAACAAAGATGTATTCAGAATTTCTTGCAGATGGCAAATGTGTCTGCACTGCTAACAGCCCGAGGGGCAGAACTGCCCGAGCCAGGTGCCTGTAGTACCTGGGTAGCCCCGGCACGTGGCTGCAGGGGGGTTTGAGCCTTGGCACCACGAGAGAGATTTGGAAAGAGCTGGGACAGGATGGGGAACTGCCCACACGTGCTGAGAAGCGTGGGGCCAGAGGGACTCCTggcctggggagcagggggtTCCTATGGACAGTGGGGAGAGGGGTCTTGACCTGCAGTCCTGGGCAAAGGACAACAGCAGCACAGGACTCCTGCAAGTCCCTGTCCTCCTGGGCTCCTGGTTCCCATCTGACCATTCCCATTGCTCCTTCAGCAGCCTGGGGGAGCCAGCCTTTCCCCAATGGAGCAGACCCCACACTCCAAgaacaggcagagcagctcagcaggagaAGCCTTTACCTGTCCAAAGGGTGGGGGCCAGCAGGGCAGGATTTCATGTTCCATTCCCTCTGTCACCACTTGCAGGAAGCATTACTGGGACCGGCACATATGTTGAGCTTTTGATGTGGTTTTGGCTGCTCCTTGCCAAACACGGCAGTGTTTAGCCAGGGTTCAGCTCTTTGAAGGCATTTATTCAGTTCAACTTCAAAATTTGTTCAAAGCTAGGGGGAAGACTTcctggttttgcttcctctctGTGCTATTCCTtataaaatttcatttctcCTCATGGAAGAGTTCTGCTTCCTCCATGCTCTTCCTGAACATCTTGAATGTTGTTTTGATGCAGCCATTCAGTGAGATGGGGTTGTCACCATGGGAGGTTTGGAGCTCCTGCTCTGAACTGAGCTGGACCCAGAGAAGAGCTGATGATGGGTGACAGGGAGGGTAACAGTGCCAAGGAGGCTGTGAGTGGGGATTTGGCCTTTGcctttctcctctgctcttGGATGTTTCTTTCTGGGCAAAAGGAGCTCTGGGCAAAAGGAGCTCTGCCCATGGAATTCAGGCACAATGTTGCCTCTGGCAGCCAGGACTTCCCTGGATCCAGCATGAGGTCTGCCTGCATCAGCAACCATGGGTTTTCTGTTCCTGGACATCATGAACAAGAAATGAATTTGACTGAATtatttcttcctccctccctcaccTTTATCTTGAAAGGTGAGACCAGgcagcccagctctcctggctgtggAAGAACAGGGGTGTTCCCCCCTCACACCTGCCTGGCTgcacccagctcctgcccctgtcTCCAGCAATCGTGACAAGAGCTGTGACATATCAGGCCTTAGAAGTGGTGTCTTTGGAGCTTGATCCTGGGGTGATAGATGTCTCCTCCTACATgtggctgctctgtgcaggaGCCCTGTGACAGGGTCTGGAGGTGCAGGGCACCCCACTGAGGTAGGCACCCTGGTGCagctgcccagcccaggcaggtgctcctttgccagccctgctgggtgTGGGGGTCCCCGGGATCTGCTCACATGAGGTGAGAAGCTGTGACCTGCCTTCTTTAGCCACTGCTGTGCCCCACGGCTGCTCTGGTTCCTTGGGCATGTCTGTGGTGTGTGAGAAGCAGCTCACAGAGTAGCCAGGAGAGCCAtaggacagggacagagatggAGAGCAGCAAGGCTGGGATGCTGTTCCTGGACAGCCCAGGCTCTTCCCAGCTTTTGCTGCCAGTGACAGAGAGCTGGAGATGGGGCTGTTGCCTCCCAGTTTCCACTGCTCCTTCCCTACCTTCGGTGAGGGGCGCCAGGTGTGCCGCTGTGCTGGGACGTGCCaatggtgccagcagcacagcagagcagggtggTGGCCAAGCAGGAAGTCCTGGTGACACCCCCCGTGGCTCTACACACCACCTTTGCCCAAGGTTCCTGTTATGGCAGGGATATAAAGGTGGTGTGGGCTGGGAGAGCCCAGCAAAGCACAGCATTGCAGGAAGCCAGGATGGGGATGCAGAGCGTGGCAGTGGCTTGCGGGGCACTGGCCTTGTGCCTGGCACTCACCACAGCCACCAACCCTGGCCTTGTGGTGAGGATCACCCAGGCAGGATTGGACTACGGTGGGTTCTGCTTCTGATTTCTCTCCTCACAgatgtgctggtggcagaggtgTGGAGCCAAGTACCCTGTGAGAAGGGCAgggtcccagggcaggatgggggaTCGTTGGCCATGGGTGCCCATGTgaggagcacagggacagcGTGGGGAAATCCTTGGCCAGGGGTGCTAAAGGCACCACTGGCCAGGCCTTCCCCTGTTGCACCTGCCTGCCCCCCACGCCACAACTTGATGCAGCCGCTGGAGAGGGGTCCAGCCCTGGGGGGtctcagggagctgcagccaggcagtgtgggaggctggcacagcaggagggTGCTGGTCCCACAGCACATCCACGCAGCCGAGCCATGAGCCCTGGAGGACGGAGctgcagaggagagaggagTTGGGGAGTTTAGGGAGGGGCAGTGGCGGAGATGGATGGGCCCCATGCTGGTTTTATCGAggcaggcagagccctggctccagcagagcgCAGTTATGGATTGAAATACACTGTGTGAGAAACACACAGCATCCCAGTGCCTCGGACTTCATGCTGATCTCAGccattgctcagcctggagagtgAGGACTGGGATGCCTCTCTCCTTTCTGTGGTTACCACCTTCCCTTGGGGCTGCAAGCAGGGCACCAGGGAGCATTGCCTGTGTGCTCACAGGTTTGCTCTAAAGCCAGCCTGGGAGGCAGCATCACCTGGATCTCTCCTCTGATCCTTCTGCTGCGCGCCCGATGtgagctccagctcctgtggcTGGAATGATGGAGTGGTGGAGTTGTGGAGTCATGCTCTCCCTGTGTCTCTGCAGCCCAACAGCAGGGGATCGCAAtcctggagaaggagctggcCCAGCTGAAGCTGCCAGACATCTCGGGTAAATCGGGGAAGGTGCGCTATTCACTCTCCAGGTGAGCCTTGCCAGTGGCCTGGAGCCACCCACTACCCCCAACCaaggagaggggcaggaagCCTGGGGAGAGTGGGGGGCCCCCGGAGCAGTGAGGACCATCCTGTCCCCTCCACAGCTCCCTGAGATATTGGCCCTGTCCTTGGTGCATGTTCCTGTTTCACTCTTTGCccaaggggaaaaatggaaCCAGGGTCACGGCACTCTGGTCATGGGTGGACTGTGTGCAATCAAAGCCTGGGCAGTGGAGATGGCCTTGCCTGTGGGACCCGGGCCCATGTTCTGTGTGAATCTGGAGCCCAGTCCCTGTGGAAATGCTGGCTCCCTGGTGCCCCAGGtgcctctctgctcctgcagtgcAGCATTTCGAGCTGCCTTGGGTGGCTGCAAGGGCCACGTTCCCAAAGGTGCCActctgctctgtgtgtccctgccagGCGTAGttttgcagcagcagaagtgcAGCAGGGGATGCTGCCAGTGCAGTGACTCCATCCTGCTcaccctccttccctccctgatTGTCTcactctctccctccctccctagCCTTGTGCTTGGGAGCAAGGAAGCACTGTAACatgacttttctttttattcataTATTTTTAGACTGCGCATTCCCAGTTTCCGCTTGCCACACTCACGGATTACCCCAATCTCCAACGTGGGCCTGCAGGTCTCCATCTCCAACGCCTTTGCTGAGCTGAATGGAGACTGGAGGGTGAAATTTCTCTTTATGTGagttcccagctcttccctccctcttcAGGCACCCACTCTGTGTCTTCCTCTCTGGAATTGGACaggttttttctcctctccctctcccttgtGTTTTGGGCAGCTGTCACTTTGCTCCCCCAGATATGATGGATAAAACAGGCTGGGAGGCAGGAACAAGACACATGGAAGGGGAGCTATACATGGACCCTCCAGTCACTCTTCCCCTTCTTGCTCTTGCTCCCCTCTATTTAAAGGTTACCTCTCCTAGTTTATGTGCCAGTGAAATGTGGTTCCCCTGAGTTTAAACACTTTCCCAATCTCCTCTGGAGATACCATACATGGGGGAGAGTGATCCAGATTGATTCATCCTGAAGCTGATTTGAGGTCTCTTCACCAGGCCTTGTCATTGACAAATGTCCCTTTCTTATCCCCCTTCTCCCTGCAGCCGGGGACACGGATCTTTCAACCTGAAGGTAGAAAATGTCTACATGAAAATCATCCTGAggctgggcagtgacaccactgGGAAGCCCACCATCAGCACCTCAGACTGCAGTGCCCGCATCTCCAAAGTCCGAGTGCGCTTTTCAGGCAAGCTTGGGTATGTGACTTCACTGGAAGGTCTGGAAACACTGTGTGGTAGCCCACCTGCCATGGGAATGTGGCCCTGTTGCAAGGAGTAGGTTGTTGGCAAATCTGAGGTTGCCTGGTCTTAAATCTGGCCTGAATTtctcctgctgtggctgcacattTAACAGAGGGTGAGTGTGGTTAAGGCAGACATCAGACTTCTGTGGTTTACCAGTGAGTCTGTTTGCAAATGTAAACCCTGGGACAAAGCCAGATGCCAAATCGGTGTGGGAATGATGCTCCCAGGGTCTTGCATCTCTAGGGTCTCCCTTTACTGGGCACATACTTCTGCAGTATGGATCTGAGCTAGCCAGGGCTTCTCTCTGTGTTTCTCTGCAGGTGGCTTTACAACCTCTTCCACAGCGTTATTGAATCCAAGTTGCGGAAGAATTTAGAGAGAAAGGTATGTGAGCAGTGGAAGGCAGGGCCCTGggttttctggttgtctttaGCCCTCACTTGTAGGTGATGTCCTCAAAGGATTAGAAGCAGGGATGTAACTATAGCCACAGGACACGCCTGTGGGGTGGGTTAATCCTCTCTGTTGCTCTTTTTCGGCCatgccctggctgctctgcacggTTCATTCCTGCATGGGCCACATGAGATTCCTTCCAAGCATCTCCCCAGAGCTGAACTGTGCTGAGGGGAAATTGCTTTGAGCAGATGCTTGTAGGTAGAAACCCTGCTTGTGTCTTGGACACTTAATGTGCCGCCTGATGAATGGAGGCAATCATCACTGTGTGCTCTTTTACTTAAGCAGGCTTTGCCATGGAGCAGGGAGTGTGGCTGTGACCTAGCTGCCCCTGCTCAGCTCTGTGGCCTTTCTGTCCCGCAGGTCTGTGACAATGTGGCCAAGTCTGTACAAAATGAGCTCCAGAAGCAGCTCCGGACATTATCAGGTACTGGGAGGATGGAAGTGGGTTTAGGAACAGCTCTTCCTAGCTTTTGCCAACCATGAGGAATGTGTTACTTTGTCCACTCCCCATCTCCTGGTGTTCAGGCAcccaggctgggagctggggagcaCCTTCTCAACAAAGACAAATCACTGTGTGTCCTGTGTGGCTGACGAAATTCCTTCAGAATCTGTGCCCATGGGCTGGTGGGGGCTTGGGCTACCTTAACTAGGGATGATGGCCATTCCTCAGGTCCAGGAGATGGCTGTGAAAAAGTCAGGAGAAAAGTGGGGGTTTTTTCTCCTAGCAGAAGCAAGCAGAGGGGCAGTTGGTAGTGAGCTGATGCACCAGGAAGCGCAATCATGGCACTGCCCAGATGCCAGAGGAGGCCACCTGCTCCCAGCTTTCCTGAACATCTCCTTCTTACTCACCTCTCTTTCTTGTGTTTACAGTCACAGCCAGGATAGATGACAAAACTGGGATCGATTACTCCTTAGTGGCACCCCCAAGAGCTACTGCCCAGTCCCTGGATGCAGACCTGAAGGTGAgaggcagccctggggacacttgaTTTGGCCAATGCCATTGCCAAAGGCAGGTGGGAGCCAAGGTTTTGGAGCCTGCTGCAAAGGTTGTTTGCCAGCCAGAGGCAGCATGTGAGCCCCACTGCTATTTGCACCCCTTCTCCAaatctctccctcctcccagggTGAATTCTACTCCCTGGCCCACCGCTCCGCTGTCCCCTTCTCACCGCTGCCACTGGCCTTCCCCTCGGATCACGAGCGCATGGTTTACTTTGGAGCCTCCAGCTACTTCTTCAACACAGCTGGCATTGCCTACCACAAGGCTGGGGCACTGGTCTTTGAAATCACAGAGGCCATGGTGAGTGGCATGagtgggacagggctgggaaaggggttCCATTTGCTGAGgtgctccaggagcagccagcgTTCCTGGAGAAGCCCCAGTGAGAGAGCAGGGGGCTGTGGGATGGGGCTAGGCTGTCAGACATGGCAGCATTTGGGGATGGGAGGGCTCGCCATGGGCTCCTCTGTGCCACATTGCCCCAGTGTGACAATCCTCTCCCTGCAGATCCCAAAGGAATCGGGATTCAGCTTGGACACGTCTATCTTATCAGCCTTCCTTCCCCAGGTGAGCAGTCTGGCCCTGCCTGTCCAGAGCTCTTGCACACACAGGCTTTGCTCTGTGCCAGGTGTTCTCCCTGAGGACTGGGGCTTTGTGCCATCATGCCCATCCTCTCTCTACTCCCACACAGCTGGAGGAGATGTACCCAAACATGCCAATGAAGTTCAGGCTGTCCACTCCCACTGCTCCATTCCTGACTATTGGACCAGGAGGAATCTCATTCCAGCCCATTGTGGATGCCCAGGCTTATGCTATCCTTCCCaactccagcctggctcctctcttcctcctcagcCTGGTGAGTTAAGACACGGCCTGTGGCGATGGGGCAGAGGGGAGTTTGAGTTGTGCCCAGTCCTGTTGCAGTTGCAGGGCCCAGTCCTGAGCAGTTGCCCAGATCCTGCCAGGGGAGCTCCCAGGTGCTGCCCAGGCACAGTGGGGGTGTCCCCAACTGAACAATTCCTGAGCTGACAAATGCCAGGTTTAATGCTGGGTGCAAACACGCCCCTGGATGGGCAGTGGTGTGTTTCAGCTGGTCAGAGCTGTCCCCTGGCtctctgctctggggtgaggtGGGGTGAGCACTgccagagctctgtgctctctCCCCAGACAGGGAACGTGTCCGCTGTCATCAACGTGAGATCCGGCCGCATCGTTGGGAGCCTGGATGTGGGCAGGTACAGAGGGGAGCAGCCACTGACTGGGCAGGGGGTGGCTGGGGGTGTTTCTGTTTTGGATGcccagggacagagaggggatgGGAAGGTGCCTGGGATGTGGGCTTGGTGTGGAGGGaatgagctggggctggagggagtGGGATCTGCATGGCCATTGATGGGTGGAATCACTCCCTCCCTTGGGACATCCTCCACGGCACCActtctgtccctgtgcaggatcAGGCTGTCTCTGAAGGATTCGGCTGTCGGCCATTTCCAGGTAAGCTATCCTTGACCACGACCAGAGCCTCCAGCATGGAGCTGGCAGCCTACTGGGGATCAGAACAGGGAGTCATTCCCTGCTGCCTGCCAAAATGGGACCACCCCCCCATTGACCCTGCAggcacctcctgccccagcctgcAAGGCTGGGAAAGCATGTGGAGCCAGACCCATTGCTGCTCTCACCCCAACCTTTCCTTCcctgccagtgcagccagaCAAAGCTGCTGGTCTCTGGCAAAGTGTGTGCCCATCCCAGCTTCTTGTCACGTTGTCTTTTCCTAGTTATTCTCCAGTGTTTGCATGTCTCCTGTCCCACAGACTAAAGCTTTTCCTCTCCCCACTCTCCAGGTGCAATTTCTACAGTCCATAATGAACTACTTGACTTCCAGGGTCCTCCTCCCACATCTCAATGGTGAGAACCTACTGGGGGGAATAGGGTTGCTGGAGCACCCTCCTCTCAGTTTGCTCCATCCAAGTGGTCCCAGCTCACTAATTAAATCCTCATTGCCAAGGCTGATGCAGGGAAAAGTGAGTGCAGGAGGTGGCAGTGAAGTGGTGGGAGCTTGTTGCTGCTCTGTCAGGCTCCCAGCAGCCAACGCAATGGAAAAAATGAGCCCTGTGCATATCCTAATGCTTTCCAGACCCTCTCCCCGAATCCCTGCATCTCCTGCCTCGCCAGCAGCTCAACCAGAGTGGTGGCAGGATGGGCCAAGGGGGCTATCATGGCACAACACACAGCCCTTCTGTGGAGCTTGGGAGGAGTTTcctctgcctgccccaggagagtggaggagaggaaagggctgggggaaggaggtggCCACCTTCTCTGAGTGCTTTGTGCTCCCTTGactcccattcccatcccaatGCAGACACATGTGTTGTCTTTTCCAGCCCGCTTAGATGAGGGTTTCCCTCTGCCACTTCTGGACAGGATTCAGCTCTCCAATATCCTTGTGAGGTTCCACCAGGTGAGTGAGAGGGAGCACCTGGCCCCAGCTGGGGcccatcctgctgcccacaAAGCCCTGCTTACCAGCACAGCCTCCAAATCCAGTTCCCCCAGCTGTGCTAGGAAGTGGTGGATGGGAGCTCTCAGCAGCAAACcagttctctgcttttcctggctGCTAGGTGGGTGTCTGGGATGGCACCACATCGTTCTCCAGTTCTTAAGCCTGGGGTCTGAATTTTCCACAGCGGTTTTTATAGCAGTGtcagccccaaatccccactcTCCCTGACTGGCAATGCTTGGATGGATGCTGTGATGCCTGGTAGGATGCAGCCCCTGCCTTGTCTGCTGTAAGGAGCTGTACCAGGTCCAGGGGAGCAGAGAGAGCCCCTATTGTGGTGTGCCTTGGGGAAACCCCAAAGTGGGGTCACCATGGGGATCGCAAAAAGCTGCAGTGAGGTGTGGCTGTGAAACGCCTCCAGAACCTGCTGGGGGAAAAACAGGCACAGGGGTTGGCAGAGCCACATGTTCCAATCCATTCTCCCTT
It includes:
- the LOC137484111 gene encoding bactericidal permeability-increasing protein-like, with amino-acid sequence MGMQSVAVACGALALCLALTTATNPGLVVRITQAGLDYAQQQGIAILEKELAQLKLPDISGKSGKVRYSLSRLRIPSFRLPHSRITPISNVGLQVSISNAFAELNGDWRVKFLFIRGHGSFNLKVENVYMKIILRLGSDTTGKPTISTSDCSARISKVRVRFSGKLGWLYNLFHSVIESKLRKNLERKVCDNVAKSVQNELQKQLRTLSVTARIDDKTGIDYSLVAPPRATAQSLDADLKGEFYSLAHRSAVPFSPLPLAFPSDHERMVYFGASSYFFNTAGIAYHKAGALVFEITEAMIPKESGFSLDTSILSAFLPQLEEMYPNMPMKFRLSTPTAPFLTIGPGGISFQPIVDAQAYAILPNSSLAPLFLLSLTGNVSAVINVRSGRIVGSLDVGRYRGEQPLTGQGVAGGVSVLDAQGQRGDGKVPGMWAWCGGNELGLEGVGSAWPLMGGITPSLGTSSTAPLLSLCRIRLSLKDSAVGHFQVQFLQSIMNYLTSRVLLPHLNARLDEGFPLPLLDRIQLSNILVRFHQNFLLLGADVRFQPRG